A genomic window from Solanum dulcamara chromosome 11, daSolDulc1.2, whole genome shotgun sequence includes:
- the LOC129872374 gene encoding ATP-dependent RNA helicase eIF4A: protein MEPNEAPLSTSPSSFSFSQQRHFYLAVDRIQFKMETLVDLLGMAGRLWAIPIVVSCSTRDELDAVFSALSNIPHITMAALYSDLPEAERARVLASFRQATMRWIKQDSGETEKVEEKSHLIVVTDVCLPLVNSGESPISARVLINYELPTKKETYMRRMATCLAADGCVINMVVGGEVVTLKSLEESSGLLIAEMPINIFEIL from the exons ATGGAGCCCAATGAAGCTCCATTATCGACTTCTCCATCAAGCTTCAGTTTCAGCCAGCAACGTCATTTCTACCTCGCCGTCGATAGAATTCAGTTCAAAATG GAGACTTTGGTGGATCTATTGGGCATGGCTGGCCGGCTATGGGCCATACCTATTGTAGTTAGCTGCAGCACACGTGACGAGCTCGACGCTGTCTTCTCCGccctttccaatatcccacatATTACAATGGCCGCTCTG TACAGTGATCTTCCTGAAGCGGAACGTGCAAGAGTTTTAGCTAGTTTTCGTCAGGCTACAATGAGGTGGATCAAGCAGGATTCAGGGGAAACAGAGAAGGTAGAGGAGAAGTCTCATTTGATAGTTGTCACGGATGTTTGCCTTCCCCTCGTTAACTCTGGGGAGTCACCTATTAGTGCTCGTGTCTTGATTAATTATGAGCTACCAACAAAGAAG GAAACATATATGAGGCGCATGGCTACTTGCTTGGCAGCAG ATGGATGTGTGATCAACATGGTTGTTGGAGGCGAAGTTGTTACTCTCAAAAGCCTTGAAGAAAGTAGTGGCCTTCTCATAGCAGAAATGCCCATTAAT ATTTTTGAGATTCTGTGA